The following proteins come from a genomic window of Trifolium pratense cultivar HEN17-A07 linkage group LG4, ARS_RC_1.1, whole genome shotgun sequence:
- the LOC123922874 gene encoding uncharacterized protein LOC123922874, which translates to MEQMQIFIKGLRMQSRMLIDASARGTNRNKNEDEVRQLVENMCMNEYRSKSDKKRGVIAIDTNTALLAQIEILNKNLPAKSLAEANASKFQEVICDFCHGPHANGMCSPKAEEVNYAGGYQKNNPYSNRYNPGWKDHPDLQ; encoded by the coding sequence ATGGAACAAATGCAGATATTTATCAAAGGTCTGAGAATGCAATCCAGAATGCTTATAGATGCCTCAGCTAGAGGtacaaatagaaataaaaatgagGATGAAGTCAGACAACTGGTGGAGAACATGTGCATGAATGAGTATCGTTCCAAAAGCGACAAGAAGAGAGGTGTGATCGCAATTGACACAAACACAGCTCTACTAGCCCAGATCgagatattaaacaaaaatttaccTGCAAAGTCTTTAGCAGAGGCGAATGCTAGTAAGTTTCAAGAAGTCATATGTGATTTTTGCCACGGGCCACACGCTAATGGAATGTGTTCACCCAAAGCTGAAGAAGTTAATTATGCCGGAGGATATCAGAAAAATAACCCTTATTCCAACAGATATAACCCAGGTTGGAAAGATCACCCTGATCTGCAGTAG